In a single window of the Terriglobus roseus genome:
- a CDS encoding O-antigen ligase family protein — protein MKALLITFVVVIAALLLLGAGGVARVLFPIGAILIGGLLLRKRPDLYMDALLWSWFLCAFLRRVMDYQAGWKEPSLVLIVPYLMAFVAPVLDFKQILSAPLKSTAAFVIAAMAICYGAIIGITQQSITTVVGALLQWGTPVAFAWWFTTAAPDMQAMVIRSIRRSFFWAILIMGVYGLYQYVVAPTWDVFWLEQLGGVADVTSMGTPEPYGLRVFSTMNSAGAFALVTAAGLLIVADSRHKLSPVVFSAGALALLLTLGRSGWMATVFGLILLATIAPKRVTSTIAVPLLFAMLFGSALAVGPAAEVVNDRISSFTHPSDDASGNDRTRGASSAMKMVSEHPQGYGLGVGVDLISNDGSFSLHDDGIAEGFLTLGLVGGFLYFGSLGWLLIRMLQRQGGGAILTLPAIISLAFLSQIPLGSSNLGVPGFFFWMFAAWAVHEKLPKDDRIDQSLDNKVVAKEGFRLDTSPSTV, from the coding sequence GTGAAAGCTCTCTTAATCACATTCGTTGTCGTGATCGCAGCCCTGCTTCTCCTGGGAGCGGGCGGGGTCGCGCGCGTGCTCTTCCCAATCGGAGCCATCCTCATTGGAGGACTGTTACTACGGAAGCGGCCTGACCTATATATGGACGCGCTGCTGTGGTCCTGGTTCCTGTGCGCGTTTCTTCGTCGTGTGATGGACTACCAGGCAGGCTGGAAAGAGCCCAGCCTCGTCCTGATCGTTCCGTACCTCATGGCATTCGTCGCACCAGTACTGGACTTCAAGCAAATTCTTTCCGCCCCTCTGAAGTCAACAGCCGCGTTTGTCATCGCAGCAATGGCAATCTGCTACGGCGCTATCATCGGCATCACCCAGCAGTCCATCACAACCGTTGTGGGCGCATTGCTACAGTGGGGCACACCGGTAGCATTCGCCTGGTGGTTCACCACTGCCGCTCCTGACATGCAGGCCATGGTGATCAGGTCGATTCGACGCTCCTTTTTTTGGGCCATCCTCATCATGGGCGTTTACGGTCTCTACCAGTACGTAGTGGCGCCCACGTGGGATGTGTTTTGGCTGGAGCAACTCGGTGGTGTAGCAGACGTAACAAGCATGGGGACGCCGGAGCCCTACGGTCTTCGAGTTTTCAGTACCATGAATTCAGCTGGCGCGTTCGCGCTCGTGACTGCGGCCGGCCTACTCATCGTTGCTGATTCGAGGCACAAACTGTCACCGGTCGTCTTCAGTGCGGGTGCGCTTGCACTGCTGCTGACGCTGGGACGATCCGGCTGGATGGCTACCGTCTTCGGTCTCATATTGTTGGCAACCATCGCACCGAAGCGTGTCACAAGCACCATTGCCGTCCCTTTGCTTTTCGCCATGCTCTTTGGTTCCGCGCTCGCCGTTGGTCCGGCCGCCGAAGTCGTCAACGATCGCATCTCGTCGTTCACGCACCCCAGCGATGATGCCAGCGGCAACGACCGTACACGTGGTGCGTCAAGCGCCATGAAGATGGTGAGCGAGCATCCCCAGGGATATGGCTTGGGTGTGGGCGTCGATCTCATTTCGAATGACGGCAGCTTCAGCCTGCATGACGACGGAATCGCGGAAGGCTTCCTGACGCTTGGTCTAGTCGGCGGCTTCCTCTACTTCGGATCTCTTGGATGGCTCCTGATCCGCATGCTTCAACGACAGGGGGGCGGCGCCATCCTGACGCTGCCTGCCATCATCTCGCTAGCCTTCCTCTCTCAAATACCACTGGGTAGCTCGAATCTCGGTGTACCCGGTTTCTTCTTCTGGATGTTCGCAGCATGGGCTGTGCATGAGAAGTTGCCCAAAGACGATCGTATCGATCAAAGCCTGGACAACAAGGTTGTCGCCAAGGAAGGATTTCGCCTTGACACATCTCCCTCCACCGTCTGA
- a CDS encoding glycosyltransferase family 4 protein: MKNVVIINDNARITGGADKIALQSAIGMAARGNSVTLLTAVGPIAPELRIPGIEIVSTDQQEILNDPNRLRAATQGIWNSKSARIAANLFDRLSPSDTVVHVHLWAKALSSSVVRMALDRGFQVVCTLHDYLLACPTGTKFDHGSNTICLRDPLSLQCITAQCDSRNYADKLWRIGRQVVQQQRGLMPSGLTDVIGISDLVLSVMKPHLSPLTRVHRLSNFVETQREAAADVANHSDFTFLGRMVSEKGPALFATAAKMEDVSAKFLGDGPCREEVTKILPSATISGWLSGPDSLRSLKQSRAMVFPSLWYEAQPLVVLEALSMGVPCIVPDTSAAREMVSDGRTGLIFRGGDLDNLREKIRALKDRQFAAYLGKNAYEAYWSAPCTLEKHLDGLENIYATMLRSADREIYA; this comes from the coding sequence ATGAAAAATGTCGTCATCATCAACGACAATGCCAGGATCACTGGCGGGGCCGATAAAATCGCCCTGCAAAGTGCGATCGGTATGGCGGCGCGAGGAAATTCAGTCACCCTGCTTACTGCGGTTGGCCCGATCGCACCGGAATTACGCATTCCGGGAATCGAGATCGTGTCGACCGATCAACAGGAAATTTTGAACGATCCAAATCGACTTCGCGCTGCTACCCAGGGGATATGGAATAGCAAGAGCGCCCGCATCGCGGCTAATCTGTTCGATCGCTTGTCGCCTTCCGATACGGTCGTGCATGTTCATCTTTGGGCGAAGGCTCTTTCGTCGAGCGTTGTGCGGATGGCCCTGGATCGTGGGTTTCAAGTGGTCTGCACGCTGCACGATTATCTTCTTGCTTGCCCGACGGGTACGAAGTTCGACCACGGCTCGAACACGATTTGCTTACGCGATCCACTCAGTTTGCAATGCATCACGGCTCAGTGCGACAGCCGCAACTATGCGGACAAGCTTTGGAGGATAGGAAGGCAGGTTGTGCAGCAGCAGCGAGGTCTCATGCCTAGTGGTTTGACGGATGTCATCGGAATCTCCGACCTGGTTCTGTCGGTCATGAAGCCGCACCTCTCGCCGCTCACGCGCGTCCACCGGCTGTCGAACTTCGTGGAGACACAACGAGAAGCTGCCGCTGACGTCGCAAACCACAGTGACTTCACGTTTCTTGGGCGCATGGTCTCTGAAAAGGGCCCGGCGTTATTCGCCACCGCAGCGAAGATGGAAGACGTTTCAGCGAAATTTCTGGGTGACGGCCCATGCCGAGAGGAAGTAACGAAGATCTTACCGAGCGCAACCATATCGGGATGGCTGTCTGGGCCTGATTCACTGCGAAGCCTGAAGCAGTCACGCGCGATGGTGTTCCCTTCTCTCTGGTATGAGGCGCAGCCGCTCGTTGTGCTTGAAGCCCTGTCCATGGGTGTTCCGTGCATCGTTCCGGACACTTCTGCGGCACGTGAGATGGTTTCTGATGGACGTACAGGATTGATCTTCCGTGGCGGGGATCTGGATAATTTGCGCGAGAAGATCCGGGCTCTCAAAGATCGTCAATTCGCAGCATACCTGGGCAAGAATGCGTATGAAGCCTACTGGTCGGCCCCGTGCACGCTTGAGAAGCATCTGGATGGGCTGGAAAACATTTACGCCACCATGCTTCGGTCTGCGGATCGCGAGATATACGCATGA
- a CDS encoding glycosyltransferase → MKIAEPTHEMLPAYDVPSLSAEKRPVRRLRVLHVLEATLGGTLRYLENIGQSMKDSPFEFGFAFGQSRADSRLEPFLETIREQGWSTFPVDMRREISIGQEFRNVLALKKIIREFRPDVLHCHSSKAGVLGRLAAYSPGRSTAVIYSPHAIAVPLGKKYLYIERALRRMVRGFIAVSPSEAADIVRYGLCSPWAVRVVNPAIDTEYFSPRNREMAKADLGLSHTPLLLGIGRMTPQKDPLAFLEVFKKVKVHVTDAKAIWMGEGELKNAFLQRASQLGLEDDIQVVPWQHDIRTYLAAADVLLGTSVYESFGYMIAEALAMEVPVVSTAVSGPRDILVGPLAANTYALGDLAEATSLVTRLLLEQDQAAYYGSIGRPLIEERFSKDAMRAALTDCYRTIVA, encoded by the coding sequence ATGAAGATAGCTGAACCGACACACGAGATGCTTCCTGCGTACGACGTGCCGTCTCTTTCGGCGGAAAAGAGGCCTGTGCGGCGCCTGCGCGTTTTGCACGTCCTCGAAGCGACACTCGGTGGCACGCTACGGTACTTGGAGAACATCGGCCAAAGTATGAAGGATTCGCCGTTTGAATTCGGCTTTGCCTTTGGTCAAAGCCGCGCGGATTCTCGACTGGAGCCGTTTCTTGAGACCATCCGGGAGCAGGGTTGGTCTACCTTCCCGGTGGACATGCGACGCGAAATATCGATTGGGCAAGAATTTCGGAATGTTCTCGCGTTGAAGAAAATCATTCGGGAGTTTCGTCCCGACGTCCTGCATTGCCACAGTTCGAAGGCGGGCGTGCTCGGCCGACTCGCAGCATATTCGCCCGGCCGATCAACCGCGGTGATCTACAGTCCCCACGCGATCGCAGTTCCTCTCGGGAAGAAGTATCTGTATATCGAACGCGCTTTGAGACGGATGGTTCGAGGCTTTATTGCCGTTTCACCAAGTGAAGCAGCGGATATCGTGCGGTACGGACTCTGCAGTCCGTGGGCAGTGCGAGTGGTTAACCCCGCAATTGACACGGAATACTTCAGCCCACGCAATCGCGAGATGGCGAAGGCAGACCTGGGACTGAGCCACACGCCCCTGCTGCTGGGCATCGGTCGAATGACACCCCAGAAGGACCCCTTGGCTTTCCTTGAGGTCTTCAAAAAGGTCAAGGTGCACGTCACAGACGCAAAGGCGATCTGGATGGGAGAGGGCGAATTAAAAAACGCCTTTCTGCAGCGCGCCTCTCAACTGGGGCTTGAAGACGATATACAGGTTGTGCCGTGGCAGCATGACATTCGCACCTATCTGGCCGCGGCAGATGTCCTTTTGGGAACATCTGTCTATGAGTCTTTCGGATACATGATCGCCGAAGCCTTGGCGATGGAAGTCCCGGTGGTCTCGACCGCAGTCAGTGGACCGCGCGACATCCTAGTGGGACCACTTGCCGCGAATACTTACGCGCTGGGTGACCTTGCGGAGGCAACCAGCCTGGTCACACGACTGTTGCTGGAACAAGATCAGGCTGCGTATTACGGCTCGATTGGGAGGCCTCTTATTGAAGAGCGCTTCAGCAAAGACGCTATGCGTGCAGCGCTCACCGACTGCTATCGGACGATCGTCGCTTAG
- a CDS encoding acyltransferase family protein: MRSCPKTIVSIKAWTTRLSPRKDFALTHLPPPSESPRTEAQNHFFWIDILRGLAAFAVVVYHCRVDMWIGFKRIAASPALYSRFDHWTAYLSAPVPFFRSGVMLFFLISGFCIHYPYAAGGRDLTLRSYSVRRFFRIYPPYLMAVLIALVVEYVCFHLVRMPRSAPSKVLQTIFMVQNYGADPYQMKGDPALWSLPIELELYLLYPIFWALLQWRGWKVSYTVVCITSFSALAVILATPMLRDRFQTIGQVGNSLMYWVIWCGGAWLAEEIRRGTTNTFLKTELFLAVFSGVVAVSSTATNWPIEYQELLWGAFWFLMLRAGLRKAHLLEYLAPNVAKGFALLGTISYSLYLIHYPFFKLCSALWLMHFHHQQTNFLVALLFAVATLPIAYLFYILFERPFHRMAQRLGRSSERPAAKGVVSETLLSRRPANNQAS; the protein is encoded by the coding sequence ATGAGAAGTTGCCCAAAGACGATCGTATCGATCAAAGCCTGGACAACAAGGTTGTCGCCAAGGAAGGATTTCGCCTTGACACATCTCCCTCCACCGTCTGAGTCTCCGCGCACGGAAGCACAGAATCACTTTTTCTGGATTGACATCCTGCGAGGTCTCGCGGCCTTTGCTGTCGTTGTGTATCACTGCCGCGTGGACATGTGGATCGGGTTCAAGCGGATCGCAGCATCTCCCGCGCTGTACAGTCGGTTCGATCATTGGACTGCGTATCTCTCCGCACCGGTTCCCTTCTTTCGGTCTGGCGTCATGCTGTTCTTCCTTATCAGCGGTTTTTGTATTCACTATCCCTATGCAGCCGGAGGAAGAGACCTCACGCTGCGTTCGTATTCCGTACGTCGCTTCTTCCGAATTTACCCGCCTTACTTGATGGCGGTGCTCATCGCGCTCGTGGTGGAGTACGTTTGCTTTCACCTGGTGCGTATGCCCAGAAGCGCTCCATCCAAGGTCTTGCAGACCATTTTCATGGTTCAGAACTACGGCGCAGATCCCTATCAGATGAAGGGCGATCCAGCGCTTTGGTCTTTGCCGATTGAACTGGAACTTTATCTTCTTTATCCAATTTTCTGGGCGTTATTGCAGTGGCGCGGATGGAAGGTCTCATACACCGTCGTCTGCATCACTTCGTTCTCAGCGCTGGCCGTCATCCTTGCGACACCGATGCTACGCGATCGCTTCCAGACCATCGGGCAAGTCGGAAACTCTCTGATGTACTGGGTCATCTGGTGCGGGGGCGCTTGGCTCGCGGAAGAAATACGTCGCGGAACAACAAACACGTTTTTGAAGACAGAACTGTTCCTCGCAGTTTTTTCTGGAGTCGTGGCCGTGAGCAGCACAGCTACAAACTGGCCGATCGAATATCAAGAGCTGCTTTGGGGAGCATTTTGGTTTCTGATGCTTCGCGCTGGGCTCCGCAAGGCGCACCTGCTCGAATACCTGGCGCCGAATGTGGCTAAGGGATTCGCCCTGCTTGGGACTATCTCTTACTCGCTCTACCTGATCCACTACCCATTCTTTAAACTCTGTTCAGCGTTATGGCTCATGCACTTTCATCATCAGCAGACGAATTTTCTGGTCGCCTTACTGTTTGCCGTGGCCACTCTTCCCATCGCCTATCTCTTCTACATTCTGTTCGAGAGGCCGTTTCATCGGATGGCGCAGAGGCTCGGACGTAGCTCGGAGCGCCCTGCAGCGAAAGGCGTTGTTTCGGAAACGCTACTGTCACGCAGACCCGCGAACAACCAGGCTTCCTGA
- a CDS encoding polysaccharide biosynthesis/export family protein, translated as MKHGSIAALLGLVLCAPLTTSGQFLHHGTGRYQLRSNDEIKVTYHLTPDLNATVSVQPDGYVALPEIGEVRLAGLSLDEATEAITMKAAARLNKPEVSVEIVRFEKPHIFVGGNVGKPGQYTLNGPLTALQAIQVAEGFKDTANMKHVLLIRPIGEGVGETTVLNLKRSGSKHTTTETFVQDGDTLIVPENNLTAVSRYVKLINPGVYYPLK; from the coding sequence ATGAAGCATGGTTCGATCGCAGCGCTACTGGGGCTGGTGCTCTGCGCCCCCCTCACGACGTCAGGACAGTTTCTGCATCACGGGACGGGACGGTATCAACTCCGTTCCAATGATGAGATTAAGGTCACCTATCATCTGACTCCCGACTTGAACGCGACCGTATCCGTTCAACCGGACGGTTATGTCGCGCTGCCGGAGATCGGCGAGGTCCGGCTCGCCGGACTGTCGCTCGACGAAGCCACAGAAGCCATCACGATGAAGGCGGCTGCGCGTCTTAACAAGCCGGAAGTCAGCGTGGAAATCGTCAGATTTGAAAAACCCCACATTTTCGTCGGCGGAAATGTGGGTAAGCCCGGCCAGTACACGCTGAATGGTCCCCTCACAGCGTTACAGGCAATCCAAGTCGCGGAGGGCTTCAAGGATACCGCTAACATGAAGCATGTCCTGCTGATTCGACCGATTGGCGAAGGCGTCGGAGAAACGACTGTTCTAAATCTTAAGCGCTCCGGCAGTAAGCATACGACGACCGAGACCTTCGTTCAGGATGGTGACACGCTCATCGTTCCGGAGAACAATCTGACGGCCGTGTCGCGCTATGTAAAGCTGATCAATCCCGGCGTTTACTACCCGTTGAAGTAG
- a CDS encoding glycosyltransferase family 4 protein, which translates to MRILHILNDLTNRGNGIVNVAVDLACEQSDSGHDVTVVSGFGDFVPLVQQHGVRWVPVDQSRSIPNLAKATFRLMQILRRDKPDVIHAHMRTGLLLAWLCSRFPRIPLVSHLHNVHDRESNLMRLADRVIAVSQSVMDTMTKTGIPKEKFRVILNGPLGTPRLPKLEDITPEPLEGLSLVTVAGMNYRKGIQELVPAFERVAAQYDKAHLYLVGDGPERTLFEDLVSRSPYSARIHFEGWTSEPQKYMLGCDVFVLASRRESLGLVLLEARHAGCAIIATDVDGIPEALDHGSAGLLVPPENVEALAQALLKVAGDEALRGTMRVAARKGCEKFTCKVMADQTEQIYNELLHATPLKAQRNESETSLPADAAAATHQRDVQGVAD; encoded by the coding sequence ATGCGTATTCTGCATATCCTGAACGACCTGACAAACCGCGGCAATGGCATCGTCAATGTTGCGGTGGATCTTGCGTGCGAGCAGAGCGACTCGGGGCATGACGTCACCGTCGTCTCCGGCTTCGGAGACTTCGTCCCCCTCGTGCAACAGCACGGTGTGCGTTGGGTGCCTGTTGATCAATCCCGAAGCATTCCCAATCTCGCAAAGGCGACGTTTCGCCTTATGCAGATCCTGCGGCGCGATAAGCCCGACGTGATCCACGCTCACATGCGGACCGGGTTACTTCTTGCATGGCTCTGCTCACGATTCCCGAGAATCCCCCTGGTCTCACACCTTCACAATGTCCATGATCGCGAATCGAATTTGATGCGGCTGGCAGATCGCGTCATTGCAGTGAGTCAGTCGGTCATGGACACCATGACGAAGACGGGCATTCCAAAAGAGAAGTTCCGCGTCATTTTGAATGGGCCTCTCGGTACCCCTCGTCTCCCGAAGTTAGAGGACATCACTCCCGAACCGCTCGAGGGACTATCCCTCGTGACGGTGGCCGGCATGAACTACCGAAAGGGTATCCAGGAACTGGTGCCAGCGTTTGAGCGCGTAGCAGCGCAGTACGACAAGGCTCACCTTTACCTAGTGGGAGATGGACCTGAGCGGACACTCTTCGAAGACCTCGTAAGCCGTTCGCCGTACAGCGCGCGTATCCATTTTGAAGGATGGACCAGCGAGCCGCAAAAATACATGCTGGGGTGCGATGTCTTCGTACTCGCGTCGCGCAGAGAGTCCCTTGGACTCGTCCTGTTGGAAGCGCGCCACGCCGGCTGCGCCATCATCGCCACGGACGTTGATGGGATCCCGGAAGCTCTGGACCACGGTTCGGCAGGCCTGCTGGTACCACCCGAGAATGTTGAGGCCTTGGCGCAGGCATTGCTGAAAGTAGCGGGCGATGAAGCACTACGCGGGACGATGCGTGTGGCCGCACGCAAAGGCTGCGAGAAGTTCACGTGCAAAGTCATGGCAGATCAAACGGAGCAAATCTATAACGAGCTTCTCCATGCGACACCTTTGAAGGCTCAGAGAAATGAATCGGAGACTTCTCTCCCGGCGGACGCTGCAGCCGCCACACATCAGCGCGACGTGCAAGGAGTTGCGGATTGA
- a CDS encoding oligosaccharide flippase family protein, with protein sequence MSETAEPDVVTPQEAEAAIASYKAGGLVAVLQSTGARAIFILINALTGILTARVLHPGGRGELAAIAVWPNFLPNLMTLGLPSALIYRLREGLAARTDLIRASLYLTLMLGLISTIFGVVCMPFWLTQYSPHIVHLAQLFMINGTVVLLIAMLRGLCESNGDFFASSVSFALTPLVSVFVLAAFYAAHSLTPATAALAYVAGGIPTVIFLFRRVWVDLGGPAKDFLHSSRLLLSFGIRSYGVDLCGTLSLYADQALVVRMLNPSAMGIYVVALSLSRTLNVMQASVASILFPRAVNLELTEMLALVGKAVRLSTAVSIVAGIFVAILGPIFLPLLYGKDYGYATVILDILIVEAILSGATLVLTQAYMALGKPGLVTILQTSGLLISIPLLMVLIPPFGIIGASCALLIAALIRITLTLLSFRFYMHLPTPSLIPKMDEFRNLFVSVRNKIRPATV encoded by the coding sequence ATGTCTGAAACCGCAGAACCCGATGTCGTAACACCGCAGGAAGCCGAAGCTGCCATTGCGTCGTATAAGGCCGGCGGCCTCGTTGCGGTTTTGCAATCTACCGGCGCCCGCGCAATCTTCATTTTGATCAACGCTCTCACTGGCATCCTTACCGCCCGCGTTCTCCATCCCGGTGGTCGCGGTGAACTCGCAGCCATTGCGGTATGGCCAAACTTCCTTCCAAATCTGATGACGCTCGGCCTGCCCAGCGCACTCATCTATCGGCTTCGGGAGGGACTGGCCGCGCGCACTGACCTCATCCGAGCGTCACTCTACCTGACACTGATGTTGGGCCTGATCTCAACTATCTTCGGCGTCGTGTGCATGCCCTTCTGGCTCACCCAGTATTCTCCGCACATCGTGCATCTGGCGCAGCTGTTCATGATCAACGGAACAGTCGTGCTGCTCATTGCCATGTTGCGCGGCCTTTGCGAGAGCAATGGGGATTTCTTCGCATCGAGTGTCTCCTTCGCACTCACGCCACTCGTTTCCGTCTTCGTTCTGGCAGCGTTTTATGCTGCCCATTCGCTGACTCCCGCGACCGCAGCGCTCGCCTATGTCGCAGGCGGCATCCCAACGGTCATCTTCCTGTTTCGCCGGGTGTGGGTCGATCTGGGTGGGCCAGCCAAGGACTTCCTACACTCATCAAGACTCCTGCTGAGCTTCGGAATTCGCTCCTATGGCGTCGACCTTTGCGGCACTCTGTCGCTTTATGCAGATCAGGCGCTCGTCGTACGCATGTTAAACCCGTCTGCCATGGGTATCTATGTCGTCGCGCTGAGTCTGTCGCGAACATTGAACGTGATGCAGGCATCCGTTGCCAGCATTCTGTTCCCCCGAGCGGTCAACCTCGAACTGACCGAGATGCTTGCACTGGTCGGCAAAGCGGTACGGCTCAGTACCGCCGTCTCCATTGTTGCAGGCATCTTCGTCGCGATCCTTGGCCCGATCTTCCTGCCATTGTTGTATGGCAAGGACTACGGCTACGCCACGGTCATCCTGGACATTCTCATCGTGGAAGCGATCCTGTCCGGTGCGACGTTGGTTCTGACCCAGGCGTATATGGCACTCGGGAAGCCAGGGCTCGTAACTATCCTTCAGACAAGCGGCTTGCTGATCAGCATTCCGTTGCTGATGGTCTTGATTCCACCATTCGGTATTATCGGTGCGAGTTGCGCGCTGCTCATTGCCGCACTTATCCGCATCACGCTTACCCTGTTGAGCTTCCGCTTCTACATGCATCTTCCAACGCCCAGTCTGATCCCGAAGATGGATGAGTTTCGTAATCTATTTGTATCGGTACGGAACAAGATAAGACCTGCAACGGTGTAA
- a CDS encoding acyltransferase family protein has translation MTTADINTAGRGRTRRTLDGWYETGRGENRIAAMEGLRGLAIVLVFICHFQMVILSRLADVFQSRLAVTCAELGGTGVDLFFLLSGMLIYRASMRPRVHYGRFMMRRIQRVYPAFLAVFVFYLVLSLVFHMGEHYKGNGLLDQFRYTVANLLFLPGVLDMPPVISAAWSLSYEFSFYLLIPILVRLLRLTSWGRFHRVAFWAALIIGYIAFVLLRPNFFPHYHAQDSSYVRFTLFLAGMIVEEVLSTHRGLKLLSVRVQAALLLCAGIALGVLIYSEIHTVKTLAHGSPTHAGIRAILVLVLYTAISFATLQPRGILQNLFNHVTLRWTGNISYSFYLIHGFTLNVFAVVVAHLPWAKAHPTVAAPFLLVLAFAGSFAAATVLFLAIEKPFSLSHPKPVQDKLRPAAGLGTAESAS, from the coding sequence GTGACGACTGCCGATATCAACACTGCCGGACGAGGCCGGACTCGCCGTACACTGGACGGCTGGTACGAAACCGGGCGGGGAGAAAATCGCATCGCGGCAATGGAAGGTCTGCGTGGGCTTGCGATCGTCCTGGTGTTCATTTGCCATTTCCAGATGGTGATCCTTTCGCGACTGGCTGACGTTTTTCAGTCGAGGCTGGCAGTCACATGTGCTGAGCTCGGCGGTACCGGCGTTGACTTATTTTTCCTGCTCAGCGGCATGCTGATCTACCGTGCTTCCATGCGGCCGCGTGTCCACTATGGCCGATTCATGATGCGAAGGATACAGCGCGTTTACCCCGCGTTCCTCGCGGTCTTCGTCTTCTATCTTGTGCTGTCGCTTGTCTTCCATATGGGCGAGCACTACAAAGGTAATGGTCTGCTCGATCAGTTCCGCTATACCGTAGCGAACCTGCTCTTCTTACCAGGCGTACTCGACATGCCGCCAGTCATTTCCGCTGCATGGTCTTTGAGCTACGAATTTTCGTTCTACCTGCTGATCCCGATCCTTGTTCGCCTACTTCGGCTCACGTCTTGGGGGCGCTTCCATCGTGTAGCTTTCTGGGCCGCTTTAATCATTGGCTACATCGCTTTCGTCCTGCTGCGACCGAACTTTTTTCCGCATTACCACGCGCAGGATAGCTCGTATGTCCGCTTTACCCTTTTCCTCGCCGGAATGATTGTGGAAGAGGTGCTCAGCACACATCGTGGCCTGAAGCTGTTGTCTGTGCGAGTACAAGCGGCCTTGCTTCTGTGTGCCGGCATAGCTCTCGGCGTGCTGATCTACAGCGAGATTCACACCGTGAAGACGTTGGCGCATGGCTCCCCCACACACGCGGGCATTCGCGCCATACTCGTGCTCGTTTTATACACGGCGATTTCGTTTGCGACGCTACAGCCTCGAGGCATCCTTCAGAATCTCTTTAATCATGTGACGCTGCGGTGGACGGGAAATATTAGCTATTCGTTCTACCTCATTCACGGCTTCACTCTGAACGTGTTTGCAGTGGTCGTAGCACATTTGCCATGGGCCAAAGCGCATCCCACAGTAGCAGCGCCATTTCTCCTGGTCCTCGCATTTGCCGGCAGTTTCGCGGCGGCCACAGTATTATTCCTGGCGATTGAAAAGCCCTTCTCGTTAAGCCACCCAAAGCCAGTACAAGACAAACTGAGGCCCGCCGCGGGCCTCGGGACAGCGGAGTCAGCTTCGTGA